TGTCGGTGTGGGAGTGTAGGAACGCGGTAGTCCTACATATTTATATGTGAACATAGTAAGTGATCATTTTCTGTGACATTAAATACATACTCTCATGGGCAGCATGTACATTTTAGGTACAGCACATGTCTGGCCTATATACAATCATAATCAGTGGTCATATTAAATCATGTCATGAATTAAATAAAGGACCCAGAAAGGCTAAATGCATTGTTTCGATCTAGTTGTGTTGCGATCTTCTTGCTTGTCACCGCATTGAAAACAGAATGAACGTCGCATTTTCACAAACCTATGGAGACGCGCATGAGGAATAAGGCTGTTTCTGTGTCTCTTCACACCTCGTCGACGCCCATTGATAACAACAAGACATTGGCCATTTACTATAAAGGCGTTTTACACCACCACTAGAGACACCTGTCATCAGCGCTGGATCTACTACTCTCATTCAATTTCTACTATCGCCATTTGCATTAAGTGCCAGAGATGTAATGTTGCACATAATTCCATTGGCTGCGTATCCCAGATGGATGAGAATAGGTATGAACGAATGACAAAATAACTAGGACCATAGCCACAAATGCATGGGGTAACAGTGGGCTGCTCAGCATGCAATAAAACGAAACACAGAATAGAATAACAATAGCCCATCGCGCAATAGTTGTCCACCTAATTCATATGCAATTTTCTCTACGTCGATATAAAATGTTTAAATGTGTTACAACTCAGATATATCTGTGTATTATACTGTGTTGATATTTCATAGTTCCCCCTCCAGGATCAACACTAACCCGAGATATAATCGGTGACAGCAATCCAGCCAGATTAGCCCGTaaacaaagaaaaaaaaaggTCCGTATTTTGTACGATAGTCCTAATCGGATTAAGATCTCTCTACTCATCTCCGAAACAGGGGCACGTGGACCCGCATGAGGTCCACATCCTGCAGATAGAATAGATATTTTGTTTCTATGTGAAAAATATTTTACCAGATTCTTTCAATCAGTGCAAGGTGCACGCAGGAACATATACCCACCAGCTCCTCCAGCATCCGTCCAGACAGTTTGACAATAAAGAGGAGAATACAATCACGAAAAAACGAACTCACCTCGTGTTCTAAAGAAAAAGACGGACCGGGGTTGTGGATCGGGAGGGTCAAATTAAGTGTTTGAAGAGAGAAAGCAGACAGAATAGTTTGTCAGAATCGGTAGAATCCGTGTCCGGACGGTGTGGCGCGTGGGGGTTTAGGCTGGATGCTGTCATCGTATTGGGATTGCTCTCGACCGCTTAATCTCCGGTCCTGAGCTCAGAAATaacccatcccctccctcccttcgtcTTCTCCTCCCTTTATTTTCTCAGCCTCTCCTTCACATTCATCATTGTTCGCTCCCTCTCGGTCTGTTTTGAAGACCCCCCTCACAACTCCAGTTTGATTGAAGGCGAGGGAGATCATGATTAACAttaaaacattcaataaatattatattactgtattaatagaagtgtgtgggggggggggtcgtcaACAAATtataattacagtatattgtagtttaataAGCAATCATATAAAACAAACATAAAATATTATATTTAAATTTTATTGACATTGTTATTCGTCTCtacatatatattttaaacagaCTTATACTTAGATAAATTGGAAAGTCTTGAGTTAGTAATAATTCCTCAGAAATAAATGTGTACAGTTTTGCCCTTCGCCTATCGTAGAGTTTGTACCTCTACGGCCATTTCATTTACAGTAATCCTTCAAGCGTAATTTCCGGTTTAAACAGTCACATTTCCGCCATCAAACACGCCGGTACTGAGAATCAAACCAAAGAGCAAGCGTAACACAGCGCAGGGGGGGTTGGGTGTAAAACCTTCACAGACCACGGCGAGATGTTCAAACTCGAGGGGTTAGGGCCGAAAATGGACCCAGAGGCGATGAAGAAAAAGATGCGACAGGACGTAATCTCGTCCGTGCGCAATTTCCTAATCTATATTGCCCTTCTCAGAGCCAGTAAGTATCGGCCTTCACATTCTTCTCGGTTTGCAAATTATCTCACAATATATTGTGTAATGCATGTGTCACCCAACTGGTCAGTGCTCTGACCAGGGAATGTACACAGAAtcaatgacatcaccagacaTGACCCTCCACAGATCATCCAGCAGGTAGTGACCCCAAAAATTGGTTCCCCTCTTTTGAAAGGGAGCCAACTGTGCATGAAAATTAATGGCCACTCATTTAGATAGCATCCCCGAGGTCTTCAATAGCACTTTTGACTGTAAACAATGGCACAATCAAAAGTTAACATTTATGTATAATTTACTCCACAGCTCCATATATTCTGAAGAAGTTGGACAGCATTTGAGACCATCTACCTCTACAGTATTCCCACACTCCATTTACTGCATCAAGCACAATGGACATAACGATGACAGGGGAACAAAGGGACGAGTGGTGAGCTAAACACCATCATATGGATCCTATATGGAATACTTATCTATAGGCTTCAATGAAGACAGTGCGTTGTGTCCCACATAGCACTTGAACACTAAGTAGTTGTCAGTTATAGTTTTCAAGATGTCCTCTGTTTTTGTTTACGGTTAGTGCTCAGTAACAGAAAAACATCTGATTGCATTTTGGTTTTGAGTGATACTGTACCTCCATTTGCAATGGTCCCTATCAATAAATGAGAGTGTTGTAATTGAACGTTTGAATTTTGTTGGTCATGCGGATCGCCTGCAATAAAGGGAAGACATGTTTAAATATTGATTGGATGTTCATATCATCAGGTATACCTAAATGTCTCCTGAAAAAGCAATGTCCAAACTGGCAAAAAAAACTTTTAAGACCTATCATTTATGGGTTTTGATTTGAAGATATTCAGTGGATCCTAAGGTATACACTATTCTGCAAAAGGGTGGTAGAGGGCATTATGTCAAATTTGCTACACACAGATTATTACTTGCCCCCCTAGACTCCACATCATAAAGATACACagtatatatactgaacacaaatataaacacaacatgtaaagaagtgttggtcccattttccatgagctgaaataaaagatctcagatattttccatacacacaaaaagcttatttctcacattttgtgcgcaaatttgtttacatccctgttagtgagcatttctcctttgccaaggcaATCCATCCATCTGAAAGGTGTgttatatcaagaagctgattaaacagcatgatcattacacaggtgcaccttgtgctggggacaataacaggccactctaaaatgtgcagttttgtcacacaacacaatgtcaaagatgtctcaagttttgagggagtgtgaaattggcatgctgactgcaggaatgtccaaccgagctgttgccagagaattgaatgttaatttttctaccataagccgcctccaatgtcctTTTattgaatttggcagtacatccaaccggcctcaaaaccgcagaccacgtgtaaccacgccagcccaggaactccacatccagcttcttcacctgtgggattgtctgaggagggagagggaggcggtgctgaggagtatttctgcctgtaataaagcccttttgtgaggaaaaactccttcagattggctgggcctggctcccaagtgggtgggcatgGCTGCACccatgcccagtcatgtgaaatgcataaaatgtaaataaattagggcctaatttatttatttaaatggactgattttCTTCTATGAAGTGTATcttagtaaaatctttgaaattgttgcatgtttataTTTCGTTCAGTATAGTGCGGAAGTAAAGCAGTCGTCCATTACCTGAATATCCCACAATGGGGGCGCTCTTGTCCTGTTTTTGAGGAGTACATCAGCATTCTGATCATAAAGTTGACGATttctaatgttttttttttctttattcaGATAATGTGGCATAATATTgtctgatatatatataatagttGACGGATGGGATGCATATACGAATGAAGAGTGTgattatatattttacctctttgggatgtcattcgaaaacataatgttaactttcactgatatgcggatgacacacagctgtacatttcaatgaaacatggtgaagccccaaaattgccctcgctagaagcatgtgtttcagacataaggaagtggatggctgcaaactttctacttttaaactcggacaaaacagagatacttgttctaggtcccaagaaacaaagagatcttctgttgaatctgacaattaatcttaatggttgtacagtcgtctcaaataaaactgtgaaggacctcggcgttactctggaccctgatctctcttttgaagaacatatcaagactgtttcaaggacagctttttcccatCTATGTagcattgcaaaaatcagaaactttctgtccaaaaaggatgcagaaaaattaatccatgcttttgtcacatctaggttagactactgcaatgctctactttccggctacccggataaagcactaaataaacttcagttagtgctaaatacggctgctagaatcctgactagaaaccaaaaatgtgatcatattactccagtgctagcctccctacactggcttcctgtcaaggcaagggctgatttcaaggttttactgctaacctacaaagcattacatgggcttgctcctacctatctctctgatttggtcctgccgtacatacctacgtgtacgctacggtcacaagacgcaggcctcctaattgtccctagaatttctaagcaaacagctggaggcagggctttctcctatagagctccatttttatggaatggtctgcctacccatgtgagagacgcaaacttggtctcaacctttaagtctctactgaagactcatctcttcagtgggtcatatgattgagtgtagtctggcccaggagtgtgaaagtgaacggaaaggctctggagcaacgaaccgcccttgctgtctctgcctggccggttcccctctttcaactgggattctctgcctctaaccctattacaggggctgagtcactggcttactagagctctttcataccgtccctaggaggggtacgTCACTTGAgcgggttgagtcactgatgtgatcttcctgtctgggttggcgcccccccttgggttgtgccgtggtggaaatctttgtgggctatactcggccttgtctcaggatggtaaattggtggttgaagatattcctctagtggtgtgggggctgtgctttggcaaagtgggtggggttatatccttcctgtttggccctgtccgggggtgtcatcggatggggccacagtgtctcctgacccctcctgtctcagcctccagtatttatgctgcagtagtttatgtgtcggggggctagggtcagtttgttatatctagagtacttctcctgtcctatccggtgtcctatgtgaatttaagtatgctctctctaattctctctttctttctctctctctgaggacctgagccctaggaccatgcctcaggactacctgacatgatgactccttgctgtccccagtccacccggccgtgctgctgctccagtttcaactgttctgcctgcgattattattatttgaccatgctggtcatttatgaacatttgaacatcttggccatgttctgttataatctccacctggcacagccagaagaggactggccaccccacatagcctggttcctctctaggtttcttcctaggtttgggcctttctagggagtttttcctagccaccgcgcttctacacctgcagtgcttgctgtttggggttttaggctgggtttctgtacagcactttgagatatcagcagttgtacgaagggctatataaatgaatttgatttgatttgttagggTTAAAATTAGTGTTAAGTTTTAAGGATAACTCTCAACCTCAATTTCAGCCTTTTCCCAATCCATTGAAGAAGAAAAAAGCATTCAAATTAGAAATTGTGGGTTACTCATAAATATTCATTTTGGGGGTGGGTAAACGTAGTTGTACCTGATCCCCAACACTTTCTCACTAAGGTTTACCATAAATCCACCGCCACGCTCTGATAATAAAATGATGTGCATAATGAGCAAATACGGCTCTGGACAGTTAGTTAGGTTAGTTTACAGTGGTAAGGTGCCGAGTTCCTGACATCTATTGCCACTTGCGGGGTGCAAATTCAAACCCCCCACGGGTTGCAAAACAAATCTCACATTTATTGCGGTATTGTGATTTGAAGGAAAGTGCAATCATCACCTTGAATATAAAGATTAGGTGCTCAATTCGGTCCGCATTGCAGTGTTTACACATTAGCTCTTTTTCCAATGGTCAAATGAACTCACAGATTGGTCTTGAGTTCTGTATAAAAACCTACAACTGCTACCAGGGCGACTCCTCTCACAGGTATGCTTTCACTTTTCAGAATTAGAAGTGTGTGGGCACAGAATGAATTTTGTAAATAAAGGAGAGAAAATAATAACACGTATCCCATGTGGGACTAGAATTCACAACCATTGGACTATGAGCCAACTGTTTTAGAGGACTGCACCACCAATCAGTCATAAATGGTGGAAAAAATACACGAGTTCAAATCACCATAATTGTCATCGATTGTTGCGATGGATTAAGCTACGAATGCGTAATCCTCATAGCCAACGTGTTTTTTCTTCGTAAAACCATAGAGGTGTATGAAACACTAAGCAAAAACATTGAATTTGGTCATATGAGTAAATGTGCCTTAACGGCCTTTAATGTgtaatgtcagtagtctagtcaaGGAAGCATCATGCGAAATATAGTATATTAGCACGTTCCTTTACCAAGACCATGGCCAAGTAAGGCGCACTGTCACCTGCTTTCAGTGGTTGACTTGGCCTGAAATAGGTGCTGGTACTCATTTTGGTTGCGGTACTGTTTACATTTAGGTGCAGTAGAAAAGCCACAGCAGTAGAAAATGTACGGTGCTGCTACTCAGCTCTGGTGAGCTCCTGGCAAAGTCAAGCACTGCCTGATTTTATAGTAAACCTTAATGTGGTACCCTGCAGCTCACAGATACCCTGCAGATATAGAAGGGTATGTATTTCATACCGAACCCCTCCCTTGAGATGACCAGTACGTCACGATTTCAATTGTAGAGTTGAACCACTAGGGGCAAAAACAGCTAGATTTACTACTAAAAGACCAAAATATATCACTTTTGCAACGAACTGTCAAAATGAAGACCATAATTGACCTGTTTCACTATATCTAAGCAATAAATATCTGTTTtttgattataaaaaaaaaatcacatttgaaGAAGATACATTTTGAAATGggcggggtttatgactttgtggctgtggtaacgaGTGACGACCGATGAGAGCCCGCGTTCTTCCGTGTTTTTGTTAAGATTAGATGTTTGGGCCCGCCTCCTCCCAGTTTACATCTTCTGCAGGCTAAAGACTATTTTCAGATAAAGTACGCCAAATATTGTCGTTTTTTGCGTTGGTCGCTTTGTTACAATTTGAAAAGCTCGCTAGTTAGTGAATGTAGCCAACTGGGCCATTTTCATTCATTCAGCGAATGATACAAACGTAAAATGAGGGCTGTACTGAACGAGCGTGAGCCAGCTCCTCTGGTCTATATTTCAGGCACGAGCATGGGGACACTGCAAGATGATATGCCGGTTTTATTCCGTTTTTCATACTAGTAACAAATATTTGCAAGAACAGATGTGATCTACAGTGTCAGACCTTTATACCAGTTAAATTAGTCCATAGACATTACATTTGCATTATAGTTTTTTGTTACTAGCTTTGAGTCTATTGTATGGAAATAGGCCTGGGTGTAGTGCATTGAATTATTATAATCATTCAGCTTGATCACTCAGAGCTTGATCACTCAGTTTGACtattggatgtcataaggtgaatgcaccaatttgtaagtcgctctggataagagcgtctgctaaatgacttaaatgtaaatgtattcctcATGTTCATCTTCAGGCAAAGATGGACTTCCCAGGTCACTTCGAGAACATCTTCCAGCAGCTGAATCACCAGCGTGTCAGTGGTCAGCTCTGTGACTGTGTGATCGTAGTGGGGGGCCAACACTTCAGGGCCCACCGCTCTGTCCTGGCAGCCTGCAGTACACACTTCAGGGCCCTTCTGAATGCAGTGGAGGGGGATGGTGCAGGAGCCAGTGTGATGGAGCTGGATCTGGAGGTAGTGACTCCTGAGGCTTTCTCCACCCTGCTGGACATGATCTACACCTCCACTCTCACTCTGGGGGTCTCCAACGTAATGGATGTGCTCCTGGCTGCCTCCCACCTGCACCTCAACACTGTGGTCAAGGCCTGCAAGCACCACCTCACCTCCCGCAGCTTCCCCACATCGCCCCCGCGTGGTTGGAGTTCGCCAGTGCAGCAGCAGCGGTTCAGCCATGCAGTGGACCAGCAGCACCTGAGGCAGTCTCCGTCCCAGGCAGCAGCCATGGCCGGGGTCAACTCCAGGCAGCAAAGATCTGTCCTACTCCAGCAGCTGGGGCTCAGCCTGGTCACATCGGCCCTGGAAGGTAGCCTCGACGTTGGCGAGACTGAGTTGGATGCTAGCCAGGCTGGAGGCAGGGACGGAGGGGTTGGAGCGGATGGAAGCATGGAGCAACTGGCAGCTCTCTCTGGTCGGCGTCACCACAAACGCAAGAGCTCTTCTCCCCAAATGTTTCAGGAGGAGAGGCTGAACAGCAAGCAGAGTGGGTGCAGGCTGTCTGAGGGGAATCATGGGGAGGGCTGCCCAAGGGTCTCCAGGAGTAATGGGGGTGATGAGCTTCACTCCCCTGACTCCCTGAAGACAGACGAGTGCCTCTGCCTGGAGAGGGGAAGTGCAGAGAAGCAGGAGGAGAAGTATGAAGGGACTTTACAAGAAGAGGTACAGCTGCCTAGCCAATCAGATAGTAATGTGGGAGGGACACAggatgatgggggagaggattTGCCCCAGGATCACACAGGGGGTTCTCAGgtggatggagggattgtgtttAAAGTGaaagtgggagaagatggagaagaggaggatcaTAAGATGGATGTAGTTGTGAAGAGTGAGCAGGTGAACTCTTATCCAGACACATCAGGTGTGTTCAATTATCCTCCATTCCCATCCGAGGACACTGGTGATCATCAGGATGAGCCAGTTAATGATGAGAAAGACATACTCAGCCCGAAGGGAAATGACCCAAGCTCATCCAACCCCCAAGCTAGCTCCAATCCTCAGACAGACATACACCCACTCCAAGACAACACGGATGGAGGAGATGGGTTTTCTGATAATGAGGGCCTAGACAGAAACCAAGACCTGGGCCTTTCCTGCATTCTCAACCCCAGGAGTCAGCTTGAGGCATTAGGAGAGGACAGTCTCATTAACACCACCATCAGTGAGGCTCAGGCAGAAAGCAATGAGGCTGTTAGGTCACTTCAAAACTCAGAGGCAACAaatgcctcctcttcctcccttatGTTCCCAGTAACCTCTGTCCCCTTCCAGCAGCTCCTCAGTAGCGAGGGGCACAGTTTCGGTGATGGATTCATCCTTCAGTCCACCCAGACTCAGGATGTTCTGGGGGGGTTCTTGAGGGGCATCAGGCCAGATGTAGGCACCTTGGGCAGCCTCAGTTTGAGCACATCCCTCTCCCGATCATCCAGGGCTGAGATGACCGGAGTTGGAGGTAGCTTAGGGCTGCCAGTTTACCGTCGCATCGCTCCAAAAGTGAACCCCAACTCTGAGGGCCAGATAGATGGACAACCCCAGGATCCTTCATCCTCTGGTCCAGCAGGGGGGGATACTGCTCCTCGCCCTGCCCTCACCAGAGCATCAGAGGACGTCCTTTCAAAGTGTAAGAAGGCCATGATGGAGCACAACGTCCTGGTAGTGGAGGGGGCAAGGAAATACGCCTGCCGGATCTGCTGTAAGACCTTCCTAAACCTGACTGACTGTAAGAAACACATCAGAgtccacacaggagaaaagccctACGCCTGCCTCAAGTGTGGCAAACGCTTCAGTCAGTCGTCCCATTTGTACAAACACTCCAAGACCACCTGTCTACGCTGGCAGAGCAGCCACCTGCCTGCCACGCTGCTCTGAGAGACCGGGAAATCAGGTGGAAACACTGTGAAAAAACAGCCAGTGCTACCAGTCAGAAAGCTCATTGACATTTCCATTTCAAAATGTTCTGCCATATCAGGGTTATGTTTGCCTGGTCATTGTTATAAATATTGTTGAAGTAGAGACTTTAATGTTGACTGTGTTGATGATTTTAGAAAGCACGCGCAGAATGTACTGTAGTTTGTCAGTAGGATCACTATTGAACAGTGATACAAATTAAACTACATTGGAACCAAACTGATCCCTGACAATCTTTTAAATGATCTATTCTAACTTTTAATTTACGCATGGATCTAGTATTCTTCTTATGGGGGAAATATGTTCACACATTATGACGTACTGTACAACATTTCTACTTTATTCAACCAAGCCAGAATGACAGACCAtgatagagggagggagtgatcAGCTGGTTTGAAACAAACAATGATTATAGGCGAGGTGTTTTACCATAGATTAATTAGAGATAGTGTTTCTTAGAATTATGCACAAATAGACAATGGCGATCCATATCTcaatatgttaacacaaaactGTCATGAGAACAATAGAAAACATTACAACTACTGTTTTACACAATTTGATCAAGTGTTTCATAAGAACAAGAAGGCCAGTAATGAATTGTGTGCAGAGACATTGTAGTGCTTTTCTACATCCTTAAAAGGAAGTCATGGCTGACCCTTAGGAGTACTGTTCAGTGTACTGAGGCATGTTCTCAAAACGCTAATACTATACACTTCCTCTTTCAAGTAACATTTTAGAAGTTAGTTATTTCTTGTAAAACAGTAAGAGCAAGAGGCAGAAGTTTACCTTCATGTTGGGAGAGCATGTTAAAGGAAACATTCACCCAGTTTTTGTGCATCTATATGCCATTCAAGCAGGCATAAATACAGCTGAAAGGacaaattttatttttatttctatgaCACTAAAGACGtcataccggctgtatttctATGACACCAAAGACGtcataccggctgtatttctATG
Above is a genomic segment from Oncorhynchus gorbuscha isolate QuinsamMale2020 ecotype Even-year linkage group LG23, OgorEven_v1.0, whole genome shotgun sequence containing:
- the LOC124010985 gene encoding zinc finger and BTB domain-containing protein 5-like isoform X1, which codes for MRAVLNEREPAPLVYISGTSMGTLQDDMPAKMDFPGHFENIFQQLNHQRVSGQLCDCVIVVGGQHFRAHRSVLAACSTHFRALLNAVEGDGAGASVMELDLEVVTPEAFSTLLDMIYTSTLTLGVSNVMDVLLAASHLHLNTVVKACKHHLTSRSFPTSPPRGWSSPVQQQRFSHAVDQQHLRQSPSQAAAMAGVNSRQQRSVLLQQLGLSLVTSALEGSLDVGETELDASQAGGRDGGVGADGSMEQLAALSGRRHHKRKSSSPQMFQEERLNSKQSGCRLSEGNHGEGCPRVSRSNGGDELHSPDSLKTDECLCLERGSAEKQEEKYEGTLQEEVQLPSQSDSNVGGTQDDGGEDLPQDHTGGSQVDGGIVFKVKVGEDGEEEDHKMDVVVKSEQVNSYPDTSGVFNYPPFPSEDTGDHQDEPVNDEKDILSPKGNDPSSSNPQASSNPQTDIHPLQDNTDGGDGFSDNEGLDRNQDLGLSCILNPRSQLEALGEDSLINTTISEAQAESNEAVRSLQNSEATNASSSSLMFPVTSVPFQQLLSSEGHSFGDGFILQSTQTQDVLGGFLRGIRPDVGTLGSLSLSTSLSRSSRAEMTGVGGSLGLPVYRRIAPKVNPNSEGQIDGQPQDPSSSGPAGGDTAPRPALTRASEDVLSKCKKAMMEHNVLVVEGARKYACRICCKTFLNLTDCKKHIRVHTGEKPYACLKCGKRFSQSSHLYKHSKTTCLRWQSSHLPATLL
- the LOC124010985 gene encoding zinc finger and BTB domain-containing protein 5-like isoform X2, producing the protein MDFPGHFENIFQQLNHQRVSGQLCDCVIVVGGQHFRAHRSVLAACSTHFRALLNAVEGDGAGASVMELDLEVVTPEAFSTLLDMIYTSTLTLGVSNVMDVLLAASHLHLNTVVKACKHHLTSRSFPTSPPRGWSSPVQQQRFSHAVDQQHLRQSPSQAAAMAGVNSRQQRSVLLQQLGLSLVTSALEGSLDVGETELDASQAGGRDGGVGADGSMEQLAALSGRRHHKRKSSSPQMFQEERLNSKQSGCRLSEGNHGEGCPRVSRSNGGDELHSPDSLKTDECLCLERGSAEKQEEKYEGTLQEEVQLPSQSDSNVGGTQDDGGEDLPQDHTGGSQVDGGIVFKVKVGEDGEEEDHKMDVVVKSEQVNSYPDTSGVFNYPPFPSEDTGDHQDEPVNDEKDILSPKGNDPSSSNPQASSNPQTDIHPLQDNTDGGDGFSDNEGLDRNQDLGLSCILNPRSQLEALGEDSLINTTISEAQAESNEAVRSLQNSEATNASSSSLMFPVTSVPFQQLLSSEGHSFGDGFILQSTQTQDVLGGFLRGIRPDVGTLGSLSLSTSLSRSSRAEMTGVGGSLGLPVYRRIAPKVNPNSEGQIDGQPQDPSSSGPAGGDTAPRPALTRASEDVLSKCKKAMMEHNVLVVEGARKYACRICCKTFLNLTDCKKHIRVHTGEKPYACLKCGKRFSQSSHLYKHSKTTCLRWQSSHLPATLL
- the LOC124011442 gene encoding mitochondrial import receptor subunit TOM5 homolog, with the protein product MFKLEGLGPKMDPEAMKKKMRQDVISSVRNFLIYIALLRATPYILKKLDSI